In Nitratiruptor sp. YY09-18, a single window of DNA contains:
- a CDS encoding TlpA disulfide reductase family protein: protein MKKILLLTFFLVSLFAAQTDVKSFTLTTITNKTIHITVNDEGIKVKEYPNKVIILDFFGKRCPPCQIMIPRLVKLQKAQAKKVQIIGIHVQEPLDLYDMQRLQKIGVTYPVADYLSSKENRAFVEYISMLTNWSGSIPYMLLFDRKGRFATAHVGLERYEDLYNSVEMLYDLQDTKQKRAQKKSSL from the coding sequence ATGAAGAAAATCTTGCTTTTAACCTTTTTTCTTGTTTCACTCTTTGCAGCACAGACAGATGTAAAGAGTTTTACACTTACAACTATTACAAATAAAACAATTCATATAACCGTCAACGATGAGGGAATAAAGGTCAAGGAGTATCCAAATAAAGTGATTATCCTCGACTTTTTTGGCAAACGCTGTCCTCCGTGTCAGATTATGATACCAAGGCTTGTGAAACTGCAAAAAGCACAAGCGAAGAAGGTGCAAATCATAGGAATCCATGTACAAGAGCCATTGGATCTGTATGATATGCAAAGGCTGCAAAAAATTGGTGTGACCTATCCGGTAGCTGACTATCTCTCATCAAAAGAGAATAGAGCGTTTGTTGAGTATATCTCCATGCTTACAAATTGGAGTGGATCCATTCCTTATATGCTTCTTTTTGATCGCAAAGGGCGATTTGCTACTGCGCATGTGGGATTGGAGCGCTATGAAGATCTCTATAATAGCGTAGAGATGCTCTATGATTTGCAAGATACAAAACAAAAAAGAGCACAAAAAAAGAGCAGCCTCTAG
- a CDS encoding molybdopterin molybdotransferase MoeA, with product MISFEDSMQILNSLEVKPVGVQKLFVTDALGYYLAQDIIADSDNPTAPTAAMDGYAVRYVDQELGRLKVVGATPAGSEVKSAVAKGEAIKTFTGSLMPPGADTLIPIENVEVEGDDIIIKEPVKRGFSVRPIGENYKKGEVLIQKGSKIGFAEVGVMASLNVVMPKVYQKPKVAIVATGSEVLEIGQAQTNSAQIRSSNNYTIESLVKLHHAKPIQLGAIKDDRESITKGLIEALESADMVVTTGGVSVGDYDYVKDVIRDTLGADVAFKGVVIKPGQHVMVAKKGEKFIVGLPGFAYSSTVTFMLYALPLLYRLQGTEYKPKIVMATLKERFRKKSKKTEFTPCRVTIEGGEYFVDFAGNKEGSSAILTNMLGDDRGLVVTKPQEKDKEPGERVAVWLINQ from the coding sequence ATGATAAGTTTCGAAGATTCTATGCAGATTCTCAATTCATTAGAGGTCAAACCGGTAGGAGTACAAAAGCTCTTTGTCACAGATGCCCTCGGCTACTATTTAGCTCAAGATATTATAGCCGATAGCGATAATCCTACAGCACCTACTGCAGCAATGGATGGCTATGCTGTGCGCTATGTAGATCAGGAGCTGGGTAGGCTCAAAGTAGTTGGTGCTACTCCAGCAGGGAGTGAAGTAAAAAGTGCAGTAGCAAAAGGAGAGGCTATCAAGACCTTTACTGGTTCACTTATGCCTCCAGGAGCCGATACGCTCATTCCTATCGAAAATGTGGAAGTAGAGGGTGATGATATCATTATTAAAGAGCCTGTGAAGAGAGGGTTTAGCGTCAGACCTATTGGTGAAAATTACAAAAAAGGTGAAGTTTTAATTCAAAAGGGGAGCAAGATAGGTTTTGCAGAAGTGGGAGTAATGGCGAGCCTCAATGTCGTGATGCCAAAAGTGTATCAAAAGCCAAAAGTTGCGATTGTAGCAACGGGAAGCGAAGTGCTTGAGATTGGACAAGCCCAGACAAACAGTGCACAGATTCGCAGCTCCAACAACTACACCATAGAATCTTTGGTAAAACTCCACCATGCTAAGCCTATTCAACTTGGTGCTATCAAGGATGATAGAGAATCTATCACCAAAGGTCTCATAGAGGCTCTTGAAAGTGCTGATATGGTAGTAACAACAGGAGGAGTGAGCGTAGGAGACTACGATTATGTCAAAGATGTTATCCGCGACACTCTTGGGGCGGATGTGGCTTTTAAAGGTGTGGTGATCAAGCCTGGGCAGCATGTGATGGTAGCGAAAAAGGGTGAGAAGTTTATCGTAGGACTGCCTGGATTTGCATATTCGAGCACAGTGACGTTCATGCTCTATGCTCTGCCACTTCTTTATCGCCTCCAAGGTACCGAGTACAAACCAAAAATCGTTATGGCTACGCTTAAAGAGCGATTTCGCAAAAAGAGCAAAAAAACCGAGTTCACTCCTTGCCGTGTCACAATTGAAGGAGGGGAGTATTTTGTCGATTTTGCAGGGAATAAAGAGGGAAGCAGTGCAATTTTGACTAATATGCTAGGAGATGATAGAGGACTTGTGGTTACAAAGCCCCAAGAAAAAGACAAAGAGCCGGGAGAGCGCGTAGCAGTTTGGCTCATTAATCAATAG
- a CDS encoding NAD-glutamate dehydrogenase domain-containing protein encodes MELNCADAVTSEDRQIASNIESVDLAIQFAPTTTLTLYSKEDFNLSDIILLLHNFDIAVKDNITAQIGDIYINKMVILAPSKELEKNQKIFKEIFLQAISGKILHKCSLYALAISEGIGLEQIIFLRAMVKYMGQLVGGKKEESIVKLLKIHHPFAKLLCENFFSKKSSESMTQYLEGVENFEEYKLLHLLSEVVRNITRSNFSMQKETKSFKFAVDRFKHLLDDLNPNIEIFVYHKDFLGVHLRIDKVSRGGIRWSDREDFRQEIKSLMVTQEMKNAIIVPAGGKGGIYIEKSVDKATFTHYYSLYIDAMLDLINKKPTKKGDFYFVVAADKGTSDMSDVANTIAIKKGYWLRDAFASGGSTGYNHKKLGVTAHGAWISAAHHFINRGIDIFKDPLTIVGTGSMRGDVFGNGLLINPNAKLLGAISSKEIFIDPNPDPKIAYEERKRLFEEQKSWDAYDPKKISKGGGVFSRSAKKITLSPQIKKLLGIKKEYLSGEELAKKLLCAKVDLLYIGGIGTYVKASDELNIYIADKANENVRVDAKDLKAYAVCEGGNLGFTQKARIEYAKKGKHINLDSIDNSAGVNTSDYEVNTKIVLNQALDEGKIDEERRVATLKSLTQEVLAKVFDTNYLQPLAITLDAKRSVLLQEEFLKTIDIVEREVEFFKRKDFAIPRPKEMYQVIGADGAIVRPVLGILLSFSKIFLKNFILHSPLGDEPFFEHYLYKYFPKKLYPFFEKEILSHPLRKQIIATIAANIIINNAGATFVSDYDELGDQRFTIKIKAYLLLYTLLGITKVKKELYEQSFMLKEKLFDALLQIEDSVAFAVQWAVRNHEEFNLEPFHILNYKQEIAAFLNLEKDHSDNFMQFIDLIKFIYIAIFIKELKEFKLQEVLALIDAIIKRFKIDAILALIYAITPNNSIQRDLKKQLVNLVEYFVTVSARGVVEFTRSRETLLEGLDNYIKEKNIDTAAIEEALEQAKVSKDLLALTNLIHRLLLKSI; translated from the coding sequence ATGGAACTCAATTGCGCCGATGCAGTTACAAGCGAAGATCGACAGATTGCTTCAAATATAGAGAGTGTTGATCTTGCCATCCAATTTGCACCCACTACAACTCTTACACTCTATTCCAAAGAAGATTTCAATCTCTCAGACATCATTTTGCTCCTTCACAATTTTGATATCGCAGTCAAAGACAATATCACCGCTCAAATAGGTGATATTTATATTAATAAAATGGTCATACTTGCTCCTTCTAAAGAGCTTGAAAAAAATCAAAAGATTTTCAAAGAGATATTTTTGCAAGCAATATCTGGCAAAATCTTACACAAATGCTCCCTCTATGCCCTTGCTATCAGTGAAGGGATAGGACTTGAGCAGATCATATTTTTGCGTGCTATGGTTAAATATATGGGTCAGCTTGTTGGCGGCAAAAAAGAGGAGAGTATCGTCAAACTTCTCAAAATCCATCACCCTTTTGCAAAACTTTTGTGTGAAAACTTTTTTAGCAAAAAAAGTAGCGAATCAATGACGCAGTATCTTGAGGGAGTCGAAAATTTTGAAGAGTATAAACTTTTGCATCTACTCAGCGAAGTGGTTCGCAATATCACTCGATCAAACTTTTCTATGCAAAAAGAGACAAAATCGTTCAAATTTGCGGTTGATCGCTTCAAACATCTCCTCGATGATCTCAATCCAAATATCGAAATCTTTGTATACCACAAGGATTTTTTAGGAGTGCATCTGCGTATAGATAAAGTAAGTAGAGGTGGTATTCGCTGGAGCGATAGGGAGGATTTTCGCCAAGAGATCAAATCTTTGATGGTAACACAAGAGATGAAAAATGCCATCATTGTACCTGCTGGCGGAAAAGGAGGCATCTATATCGAAAAGAGTGTCGATAAGGCTACTTTTACCCACTACTACTCCCTCTATATTGATGCAATGCTCGATCTCATCAACAAAAAGCCAACCAAAAAAGGAGACTTTTACTTTGTCGTAGCTGCTGATAAAGGTACTTCAGATATGAGCGATGTTGCCAACACCATTGCTATCAAAAAAGGCTACTGGCTGCGCGATGCATTTGCTAGCGGAGGAAGTACAGGCTATAACCATAAAAAACTCGGTGTCACAGCCCATGGTGCATGGATCAGCGCAGCCCACCACTTTATAAACCGCGGTATTGATATCTTCAAAGATCCACTTACAATAGTTGGTACAGGAAGCATGCGAGGAGATGTTTTTGGCAATGGCTTGCTCATCAATCCAAACGCCAAACTCCTTGGAGCAATAAGCTCCAAAGAGATCTTCATAGACCCAAATCCCGATCCTAAAATTGCATACGAAGAGCGCAAAAGACTCTTTGAAGAGCAAAAAAGCTGGGATGCATATGATCCCAAAAAAATTAGCAAAGGAGGAGGAGTTTTTAGTCGCAGCGCCAAAAAGATCACTCTCTCACCCCAAATCAAAAAACTCCTCGGTATAAAAAAAGAGTATCTCAGTGGCGAAGAGCTTGCAAAGAAGCTCCTTTGTGCAAAAGTGGATTTACTCTATATCGGAGGGATTGGAACATACGTCAAAGCAAGTGACGAGCTCAATATCTATATAGCAGACAAAGCCAATGAAAATGTGCGAGTAGATGCCAAAGATCTCAAAGCCTACGCCGTTTGTGAAGGCGGCAATCTAGGATTTACACAAAAAGCGAGAATCGAATATGCAAAAAAAGGCAAACATATTAATCTCGATAGCATCGATAATAGCGCAGGTGTAAATACAAGCGACTATGAGGTCAATACAAAAATCGTGCTCAACCAGGCTTTGGATGAGGGAAAAATCGATGAGGAGAGAAGAGTAGCAACGCTCAAGTCCCTCACCCAAGAGGTGCTTGCAAAAGTATTTGATACCAACTATCTCCAGCCTCTTGCAATCACACTCGATGCAAAACGCTCAGTGCTTTTGCAAGAAGAATTTCTCAAAACTATCGATATTGTGGAGAGAGAGGTGGAGTTTTTCAAACGCAAAGATTTTGCAATTCCAAGACCCAAAGAGATGTACCAAGTCATTGGGGCTGATGGTGCTATTGTACGACCCGTTCTTGGTATCTTACTCTCATTTTCAAAGATTTTTCTAAAAAACTTCATCCTCCATTCTCCACTTGGAGATGAGCCATTTTTTGAGCACTATCTCTATAAATATTTCCCCAAAAAGCTCTACCCATTCTTTGAAAAAGAGATACTCTCTCACCCACTACGCAAGCAGATAATTGCCACAATAGCTGCAAATATTATCATCAATAATGCTGGAGCTACGTTTGTCAGCGATTACGATGAGCTTGGAGACCAGCGCTTTACCATCAAAATCAAGGCATACCTCCTCCTCTACACTCTTCTTGGTATTACAAAAGTCAAAAAGGAGCTATATGAACAATCGTTCATGCTCAAAGAGAAGCTCTTTGATGCTCTTTTACAGATAGAAGACTCGGTGGCTTTTGCAGTACAGTGGGCGGTGCGCAATCATGAAGAGTTTAATCTCGAGCCTTTTCATATTCTTAATTACAAGCAAGAAATAGCAGCGTTTCTCAATTTGGAAAAAGATCACAGTGATAACTTCATGCAATTTATTGATCTCATAAAATTTATCTATATAGCAATCTTTATCAAAGAGCTCAAGGAGTTTAAACTCCAAGAAGTTCTCGCACTCATCGATGCAATCATCAAACGTTTTAAAATCGATGCAATTTTGGCACTCATTTATGCTATTACACCAAACAACTCCATCCAAAGAGATCTCAAAAAGCAGCTTGTCAATTTGGTAGAATATTTTGTAACAGTAAGCGCTAGAGGAGTGGTGGAGTTCACAAGATCTAGGGAAACACTACTTGAAGGGCTAGATAACTACATCAAAGAAAAAAATATCGATACAGCTGCAATTGAAGAGGCTTTAGAACAAGCCAAAGTGAGCAAAGATCTGCTCGCTCTTACAAATCTTATCCACAGACTCTTGCTAAAATCTATCTAA
- a CDS encoding molybdenum cofactor biosynthesis protein MoaE — MLELYRGQLDVDKIFSRWRAWGEDKNFGAFITFVGTVRAENGIEALSFDVYEPILRTWFDEWQEKAKQRGAVLKMAHSIGNVPVHTSSYMAAVFSPKRRVALELIDEFVEDFKAHAPIWKYDVKNGERIYARDRSQKLPQSGLLDRF, encoded by the coding sequence ATGCTTGAACTCTATAGGGGACAACTCGATGTTGATAAAATCTTTAGTCGCTGGAGGGCATGGGGGGAGGATAAAAATTTTGGAGCCTTTATTACTTTTGTAGGAACTGTGCGCGCTGAAAATGGAATAGAGGCTCTCAGTTTTGATGTATATGAGCCGATATTGCGCACATGGTTTGATGAGTGGCAAGAAAAGGCAAAGCAAAGAGGTGCAGTTTTGAAAATGGCACACTCAATCGGCAATGTGCCTGTGCACACATCAAGCTACATGGCTGCTGTCTTTAGTCCCAAAAGACGCGTAGCCCTTGAGCTTATTGATGAGTTTGTGGAAGATTTCAAAGCCCATGCACCAATTTGGAAATATGATGTTAAAAATGGTGAGCGGATCTATGCAAGAGATAGGAGCCAAAAACTCCCTCAAAGTGGTCTTTTAGATAGATTTTAG
- a CDS encoding MoaD/ThiS family protein — MVTVEFLGPIGKKPMQIEAKTLKDVAKVLQQDQELKKWLAESAVAVNDKLVDSLDIALKDGDKISLLPPVCGG; from the coding sequence ATGGTAACAGTAGAATTTCTCGGTCCAATTGGCAAAAAACCTATGCAGATTGAAGCAAAAACCCTCAAAGATGTTGCAAAAGTTTTGCAGCAAGACCAAGAGCTGAAAAAGTGGCTTGCAGAATCAGCCGTTGCAGTCAATGATAAGCTTGTAGATAGTCTCGATATCGCACTCAAAGATGGAGACAAAATCTCTCTCTTGCCACCGGTATGTGGAGGATAA